Part of the Deltaproteobacteria bacterium genome is shown below.
CCTGGTTCCCCCTGTTCTAGGAGATACGACTCTTGTCGTGCCTCGGTTTAGATGGATGTGCTCGACTCGTTGGACCTTTGAAGTTCCCAATCTATAAAAACGCATCGATGTTTTCGATAGTGTAGCCACGCCGTTTGATTTTACAGGGTAGCCGTCGAAAATTAGGTTAAGCTATACACGGGGTGAATACATTCCATGAGAAGCTTGGACCACGAGCTAAAAGGAGCGGTCATGCGATTGGAACAGTTCCAGCAAATCATAAGACAACATTTCCAGGTCACTGACGATGTTCCAACTTCGACAGTCCTCTGCAACCATCAGCTCAGGTAGGGCTAAGTCTTTATTGTGGGGTTGAAATCCTTTTCCCCACTTATCCGTTGACTTCAATTCGAACTCGTGAGGTTCTCTTGGTAGACACAGCGGATACTCACCGGGAGGCAGCAGGTTCTCCGGTGAAGCCGGCAGTATCGGCGGCGGCGGAGCTTCCGGAGGCTGGTAACAAATAACAGACAGTCGGTGGGTCGAAAGGGGAACTATCCAATGAGCATGATAAAGTGGCGGGCTTTTTCCTGCGTGCTCTTGTTTTTAACAGCTTGTGAAAATCAGTCTGACGAGGCTCAAGCACCAACTTATTATCAGGATATTCAACCGATTCTCGAAAGCCGATGTACCGGTTGTCATTTAGAAGGTGGGATTGCGCCCTTTGCTTTGGACTCTTACGAGAGAGTCAGCACGTATGCCGATGCCGTTGCAGCTTCCGTCGCGCAAAAGACAATGCCGCCATGGCTGGCGGGTCCTGCCGATGTAGAATACTTAGCCGACCCCCAGCTTGAAGATAGCCAAGTTGAAGCCATCGTCACCTGGGCTCTTGGGGATAAAGCTGAAGGTGATTCAGGGTTGCCGGGAGCCCCGCTGCCTTCACTTCATGAAGGGCTGGAGCGGGTCGACACCACACTGCAAATGCCAGAACCCTACTCGCCGCCCCAAGGCGATGACTACCGATGTTTCCTCTTGCCCTGGGACCAGACCGAAACCACTTATGTCCGGGGCATCAATGCCGTTCCTGGCAATGAAGCTGTGGTCCACCATATTGCTGTATTCATCATTCCACCGAATTTTGTGGCATCCACTGAAAGCTGGAAAAGTGACGATGGGCAACCTGGCTATACCTGCTTTGGAGGGCCCAGTGGCAACCCTGATATCATCATTCCAACACTCCAGCTGGGAGGATGGCTACCAGGGAATCCTGGCACAAAATTTCCTAGAGGCATTGGTATAGAGGTTCAACCAGGCTCTTTGCTGGCACTTCAAATGCACTACAGCTCACCCCTGGGAGTGCCAGAACCCGACCAGACCACCTTGGAATTTGAAATTGCCAGCAGCGTTGAAAAGCGCGGCGTGTATGCACCTTGGCTCAATGTTGAGTGGGTTGGCGGCAATATGCGCATCCCATCAGGAGAAGAAATCGTCCGGCACAGTATCCGAGATGATCCTCGCATGTTTTTTGGAGCCTTCATTAGTGGTTTAAACCTCGACAATGGATTTGATATTCATGGGGCGCTTTTCCACATGCACCAGCTGGGTCAGTCTGGTCATACAAAGCTCTACAAAGAGGACGGCACCGAAACAACCGTCCTTGATATTCCAAAATGGGATTTTAATTGGCAACAAGAATACTTCCTAAAAAGCCCGGTGTCATTTCGCTCGGGGGATGAACTGGAAGTGTCATGTACTTGGAGCAATACCGCCGAGGCGCAACCATTTTTAGGCCAAGAGAGACGCCCACCCAAGGATGTAAACTGGGGCGAGCGAACTGAGGATGAAATGTGTGTGGTCAATTTATTGATCACCGAAGCAATCGATTAACTCACCCAAGCATTCAGGGTACGGACCGGTTACGGGCGAGTTAATTAACGTTCAAGCCGTATTGATTAGCCTTTTCCCTGATGCCTACCCCGGTAACGCCTCCGCGGCGATAATAGTAATTGATAAATTCCTGAGCCGTTTTCACCGATGGATTTTCCCGCATGAAAACCTCAACGGGATGAAGCTCTTCTGGTACTCGCCGTCGGGGAGACTGGTACCACCCGTATTAATTTGCGATTAGTAATTAATAGAATTGTGGGACCCAATGTTTTGTTGATGGTATCGCCTTGCTTGATCCTAGATGAACTTCGCCAACCCCTTTTAAGTCGTGACTCCCAATCGTTTCGGCCTCATCTTCTTCGAGTTGGTCGAACCGCATACAATCCTTTCTTTCCTGCTCCCTGTGCCGGCAGCTGCACTTGCTCTGCAGTCTCTCGCATTTTCAAGTTTAAACTCGCTGAGAAGGCCGGGGCCGGAGCTATTATCGTAACCGCCTACGCGAAGTTCTCTAGTCACGCACAGAACTTTGTCCTGAACCTTGCGCTGATGAAGGGCGTTAAGCGTATTGAAAAATTCACCAGAGCAGACCTTGCACGACACCTTGATTCGGGTGCGCAAGCCCTTAAACTCTGACTCGAGCTGGCATCCCTCGCTGCTCAAAAAGTCTCGGCACTGCTGCTCTGTTGCTCGCGGCGTAGGCATTAGAGGTTGTTGAACTTGTAGGACTTGAACCAATCAGCAGTTAGGATGCCGAGACTCTGCTCCATCCACACAGCCCGCACCAGACTCTTCTGTGTTGCTCTTCCAAGATACAGGCCCTCGACCCATTTTCGAACCGTGTGCAGCGCCTTCTTGTATTCCGCTAAATCCTCGGACGAGATCCCCAGGCCCTTGTCGAGATTTGCTTTTGCGCATTTTGTGGCGGTCAGGTTTTTCGACTTCATGATCGATTCCATGCCCACCTGGGTATTGTGCTCGGTCGGGAATCCAGCGACTAAAAGCTGCTGGGCTGCCTCCGTCATCCCGCCCTGCTCATCAACCCATTTCTTGAAAACCTTGTGGCCCTTTGAGCTGTAGTTGCCGTCTTTAAAGTCTTTCGAGCGTCCCATCTTAAACTCCTTCTTTCTGAATTTCTTCTTCGATTATTTCGTGGACCCATGAAGTCA
Proteins encoded:
- a CDS encoding monooxygenase → MSMIKWRAFSCVLLFLTACENQSDEAQAPTYYQDIQPILESRCTGCHLEGGIAPFALDSYERVSTYADAVAASVAQKTMPPWLAGPADVEYLADPQLEDSQVEAIVTWALGDKAEGDSGLPGAPLPSLHEGLERVDTTLQMPEPYSPPQGDDYRCFLLPWDQTETTYVRGINAVPGNEAVVHHIAVFIIPPNFVASTESWKSDDGQPGYTCFGGPSGNPDIIIPTLQLGGWLPGNPGTKFPRGIGIEVQPGSLLALQMHYSSPLGVPEPDQTTLEFEIASSVEKRGVYAPWLNVEWVGGNMRIPSGEEIVRHSIRDDPRMFFGAFISGLNLDNGFDIHGALFHMHQLGQSGHTKLYKEDGTETTVLDIPKWDFNWQQEYFLKSPVSFRSGDELEVSCTWSNTAEAQPFLGQERRPPKDVNWGERTEDEMCVVNLLITEAID